GGAATAGATGCTGCCCGACTCCAACCAACACCGATGCCACTCAAGGGCTTCTCTGGGGAGATGGTTTAGCCAGTCAAGACGATCACTCTATCCATCCTGGCGGGTAGCGCTCCCTACACAGCTCCCGTCATGGTTGACTTCCTATTCGTGAAGGCCCCTTTCTTTTACAACGCCATCATTAGCCAGCCGACCCTCAATAACTTTAAGGCAATCACCTCCACCTACCATATGAAGATGAAGTTCCCGACCACTTAAGGGGTAGGAAAATTAGGGGAGAACAAGTCCTGGCTCGAGAGTGCTATGTACAAGAGCTGAAACCGAGGGCTGGTTGGGTGCCCATGGCGTGCCCCTGGACCCTCTAAGGTGGCAGCAACAATAAAaggaaagggaagaagaaaaaattccCATTGGCCTAACCCAATGAGAATTGATGGGATAACTGGTAAGGGATTTTTCCCTCCGGACCAAAGGCCCAGAGGCCGAGCCCAATACATAGGGGCCCATATCAGCCAAGCTATCTGCCAACCCGACTAAAGGGCTTTCGACTTGGTTAACAGGATTCGATGCCTAGAAGTAGGGGCCGTCTACTACCTAAGAAGCGTGGGAAATTGAAGGGACTGAACCCTAGGATGAAACAGAGGATCATGCAGTATTAAATGCATCCCCCAGAGGGTCACACCACATTAAATGGGCATGGCAGAAGGGACTGCGGGAGGACATCCCCCGAGCTAAAGGGCATAGTCGCTTGATCATTGAGGCTAGGTATAAAATATAACTCCCGAGTATTAGAAAACTCTCTAGATTCTCGaaactctctctactctctcataTACTTCAAAAGACGATATTGACTTTGGCATCAGAGACTCCCCTGCCACTACCATGACCACCGTCTCTCAGTACTCTCTTTGTGTTCACAGGCCCAAGACCAAAGACTTGAGTTGGTGAGAGCGCGGCCTAAAGACGTACATAAAACGACGTTAACAAATTCGTTTTGATGTTCCAAACAGAAAGAAACAACTTAGAACTTACTATGTCCCCACGGTTCTACTTGcatcattttgattttggcatctggggttttttttaattaagttagTAAACCCAAAAGGACACTTACTGACTTAAACCCCCCCTTGATCTGAAGTGATGTGAACTCGTGGGAACGAAATCTTTTGAACCCACAGTCAAattgaaaacttacccaagaaagccaagaaTCAAGTCAAGATGATTTAGACTCGTTGAAATTTTGTTTCAAGAACTAGATTCGGTTAGAACACTACAAAGGGTTTGCCTTTAATAAATTcttagttcaatcaagaacaagtagAGAAAACTGAAAATTCTCTATGAAGGAAACTTCATTCACGTTCAATAACCCTCAAAATGCGGCTACAAGTGTTTTTTGAACCCCTCCCCCTAGGGCCAAATAAGGCCTACAACAATTAAAAGACATGGCCTGAACATCTTCAAGCCCAAAACATCCTAAGCTATACGCCTATAGCTAATAAAGAAGTCCACTTAATGAATTAAATAGGCCAAAACGCCTACAACCATAGAAACATAAAATAGTCTCATACGCCtatacttaatgaaataaaaagtcTACACAAAACCACTAAGCTAGGCCGCCCCCCACTGTAGCTTGTATCACAAGGATTAAAactgattcttcttctttcaaacccatcttgaatgttggggttTTGCTCGATAAATTTGCAAACTCagcccaagtggattgcaccaatctttCTATTactttcttgatcttcttagctcttgaccTTATGATTGGCTCATCTAGAACTTGtaaagaatttttaaaactCGGTCCACCATGTGCCCATCATTCTCCCCCCCTTTCCAAAGCCTTCAGCTGCCACCTACCGCCATCATAGCCCTTGATGCCTCGTGACCTTGTCTAGTCACCGCCGCAACGAACCTCCTCACCGTCTGTGTTCACTATCATCGCCAAAGGTAAGTCCGAGACTTTGAAATCCGAATATCTCGAttctcatctctttttttttttcattttgtaatttaattttatatttttatggaaTTAAATAGAAGATGAGATTAATGGAGATGAATAATGTaattgtgaattgtgtgctgtggattatTGATTGTGATTGTGAATTTACTATACTTAATGAAGTATTATCCTGACAAAGTGATAATAGTACGTATTactgaaaagaaagaaaccaaGCAATGTACAGCAATTCCATACCTTGTAAACCACACCAAATCCACCTTCACCTAGCTTGCTGTTGTCGGAGAATTTGTTCGTCGCAGCTTCAATTGTACTAAAATCAAATTGCAAGGACTCTACAGTGGTAATATCATTTAAAGCTACAAATGCAAACAATAAACGTAAGAGATTGAAATTCAAAGAGCAGCGTGTAAAATTACAAACACGAAAACATATAAGCTGATCATAGCTAAgaaacagatatatatatatatatatatatatatattccttacCATTATCTCCTTGTCCTGCATCGAACTTCTTTCTACGTCTCCTAATTAGGAGACAGCAATTGGAGCAACAATGGCGACTATCGTGGTTgttgagatttttgtttttcctgcATAAACAGCAGTCACGACTCTTGGTGAATAAGCATGTAATTTGGACTGGTCCAAAGGCCATTAAGCACAAACAAACACAAGCACACAAAAGGGAAAGCAGCTttagttgaaaagaaaaaactactaATGAACTAATTAAAAACTTTAGCACcgaaaaacttaattttttttaaaaaaaaggtgggGTGGTCGATGAGAAGTTTGTCAGAGAATAAAGATCTTcgattaaataaaaatcatataattaaGATTATCACATCAAGTCAAGTTTTACTCCATCCTTTTGTCCGTTTGTTAAGTGGCCATCGATACCTAATTATTAATGGACTTCTTCAGTTCATATATTGGCAGGTCTAATGTATTAATGTCAAAATAATTTTCGACATGGCAGAAGGGAATTAATAAATGACTTCCACGTTTGTAcgtatattttaatatattttaaagagagaattggttttgtttcgtttctgtttttgtttttttttttcctgagcaTAAAAATCAAGATATTAATTGATTacacaataatataaaataaaagttaaaattagaataaaatattatttttattttaaaattttgaaaaattaaatcatttattatattttatatgataaattaaaaaagaatataataataaaataaaataaaataaaataaaatgagatcatTTGGACAAATAGGCTGAGAGGTATATATATTACTGTTTTCCTCATATTTCTATCTCtcaacataataataataataataataatagcatAATGCTACTATGCTGTCTGGGTGGTACCGCTCAAGTGTACCgctagataaaaaaattatatttttattttttcttttacttagtgattaaagaagtgatttaaaatgtattggtgtattttttttattttttaaaaatatttaagtatattaaaaaaaaacctggATGCCACGATTAGCAGTAAGACCTGGGTGGTACAGTAGCCCAgtccataataataataggagaaTGAAAGGCAGCCAAATGGGTTCTCCACTTTACCTTTTGATCCAGGTGCAGAACCCGTAGGTGGAGGTGGAGATGCAGGCCCTGGCGCAGGAAACAAAGCCCATGTAAAATGGGTACAATTCATACCTAATGTTACAACTAGGAAACAAAGCCCTTCTCCCTTGCTTCCCACCACAACATATTGGAAGACGGTTGATAGCTGACTGGAGACACCAGTTGCAATCGGCGCTAGACAGGTTCGGCATGCACTGTACAAGGTTGTACAGATTTTGAAACTTGGAAAATTTTGTTTGATTGGTTCCAAATTTTTTGACTCCGATTGGAAAGTTCAAGGCCCTGTGTTCACCAGCCGATTAAATCGGTCTTGTTCCGTGATGTTCTGCGTGTTCAACGGATGAATCCTGCACCTTACGGCCACGGTGGAAAAGAAAGACTCGTTGGAGTAGCGAATCATGCACTCGTCATACAAAATAATAGCAACCTTTTCCCTTGAACATTTTGCGGCAAGCTCTTCGGTCGCGGCAGCCACGCATGTTCGGCACATTTGGAAAGTGATGTCGCCACGGCAGAGGAAGAGGCCGTAGACGGGGTCGGAGGTGTTCTGGCCGGAGGTGGTGTTGTAGAATTCGATGTTGCGGCTGGCATTGGAGGAGGGAAGAGAAGAGGGAGTTGAGACTGGAATTGTAGAGGCTATTTTGGGAGAAGGTGCTGTTTGCACAGAAGTGGTAGAGTGGAACTGGATCAGCATCATGAGTGGTTAGGATGAGGGAGCCAAGCATGAGAAGTAACATGACGGGAAGAAAGAAAGGATTGAAGGAAAGCATTTTGATGAAAGAATCTCTTCCACTTTGAAATTGTTAAGATTTGCAGAACTAATTTGCGAAATCAATAAGGAAACAAAATAGATTTAAGTTGGGTTTGGGTGTTAATAAGTGTTGAGGTatgttatgaatagtagtgaaaaagtaggtaaaaaataataatagaatattgaatagtagtaaaaagtaggtaaaaaataataataaaataataaatagtagtggagtatgttgagaagtgttaagTTACTCTCAGTACCTGCCTGGACTTGACTGCTGAAAACGTAAGACATATGCAAGACATTTGCCTTCGAGAAGAGGGGTCTTCTTGACACAGTCAACCATATGGTTTTATTGGTAGCCATTTCGTGCTACACCCTAGATTGTTtataggggtgaaaaccgacctcATCGGCGCGGTTTTTGGGTAAAACCGACGCCGACCGATGAGGTGAGATTCGCCGGAGCAACCGACCGTAACCGGTCGATGGGGGGGAGGAAAACCGTCCGTATCTACTCCGGCAGT
This sequence is a window from Carya illinoinensis cultivar Pawnee chromosome 9, C.illinoinensisPawnee_v1, whole genome shotgun sequence. Protein-coding genes within it:
- the LOC122276760 gene encoding cysteine-rich receptor-like protein kinase 25, whose translation is MATNKTIWLTVSRRPLFSKANVLHMSYVFSSQVQAAPSPKIASTIPVSTPSSLPSSNASRNIEFYNTTSGQNTSDPVYGLFLCRGDITFQMCRTCVAAATEELAAKCSREKVAIILYDECMIRYSNESFFSTVAVRCRIHPLNTQNITEQDRFNRLCMPNLSSADCNWCLQSAINRLPICCGGKQGRRALFPSCNIRKNKNLNNHDSRHCCSNCCLLIRRRRKKFDAGQGDNALNDITTVESLQFDFSTIEAATNKFSDNSKLGEGGFGVVYKAALSPTQVFGLGPVNTKRVLRDGGHGSGRGVSDAKVNIVF